In Candidatus Thorarchaeota archaeon, one genomic interval encodes:
- a CDS encoding ABC transporter ATP-binding protein, whose translation MVSIRLDNLRKTFGKVVATDDVNITLEDGKLSTLLGPSGCGKTTLLRLIAGFLQPDRGEIYFDDEEMTGIPPYERKTGMVFQNYALWPHMSVFDNIAYGLKMKRIDGMQYTQAAIKDRVEAALELVHMEGLGDRNPHQLSGGQQQRVALARALVIEPDVLLLDEPLSNLDAKLRNEMRQEIIRIQRELGITTVYVTHDQVEALSISDMVAVISKGYIQQYGSPREIYHHPQTVFVADFIGKCTFLDGTIDSMNDYIRVRLPDGQIVSGETTIPEYPFEVGEKVRCAVRPEDLILEQSDPRDNKVEGKVNEVIYIGSDVEVHFEVGDISAVALLPPETTLERGDPITLYAPRLDVMVLPMGGVEALRKVPDHPLITRHQSPEASA comes from the coding sequence ATGGTATCAATCAGACTTGACAATCTTCGCAAAACCTTTGGAAAGGTTGTTGCGACTGATGACGTGAATATTACGCTTGAAGATGGAAAACTCTCTACTCTCTTAGGTCCATCCGGCTGTGGAAAGACCACTCTACTTCGACTCATAGCTGGCTTTCTACAGCCTGACCGAGGAGAGATTTACTTCGATGACGAAGAAATGACAGGTATACCTCCATATGAGCGTAAGACTGGCATGGTTTTCCAGAACTATGCACTATGGCCGCACATGTCAGTTTTTGATAACATTGCATATGGACTGAAAATGAAGCGGATTGATGGAATGCAATATACCCAAGCCGCGATAAAGGACCGAGTAGAAGCAGCCTTGGAGCTTGTACATATGGAAGGCCTAGGTGATAGAAATCCTCACCAGCTTAGTGGTGGTCAGCAGCAACGAGTAGCTCTGGCACGAGCACTGGTTATAGAACCTGACGTACTTCTTCTAGATGAGCCGTTATCAAACCTTGATGCGAAATTGAGAAATGAGATGCGACAGGAAATCATTAGAATCCAGCGAGAGCTTGGAATAACAACGGTTTACGTAACGCATGACCAAGTAGAAGCATTGAGCATTTCAGATATGGTTGCAGTTATCAGCAAGGGATATATCCAACAGTACGGTTCCCCTCGTGAAATCTACCATCATCCCCAGACGGTATTCGTTGCCGACTTTATTGGCAAGTGCACCTTCCTTGATGGCACGATTGATTCGATGAACGATTACATTCGTGTTAGACTACCTGACGGCCAGATTGTTTCAGGTGAAACAACAATTCCGGAGTATCCATTTGAAGTCGGTGAAAAGGTTAGATGTGCGGTCCGACCTGAGGATCTTATTCTTGAGCAGTCCGACCCTCGTGACAATAAGGTAGAAGGGAAAGTAAACGAAGTCATTTACATTGGCAGCGATGTTGAAGTACACTTTGAGGTTGGAGATATATCCGCGGTTGCCTTGTTACCTCCCGAAACCACCCTTGAACGGGGAGATCCTATAACCCTGTATGCTCCTCGACTGGATG